In one Chryseobacterium camelliae genomic region, the following are encoded:
- a CDS encoding glycosyltransferase family 2 protein: MRSVPSKVSIIVPVYNVEKYLAKCLHSLINQTYQNIEILVVNDGSEDGSGRIINDFSEKFPDKIKAFHKTNGGLSDARNVGIDNATGDYIGFVDSDDSISESMFEEMLCLAEKHEAEMVICNIQKVDEKGDILQKLTQIPNMPEKIDLETHFSVFSDISYFACNKLFKKELFATKRFKKGISFEDIQLIPQLLLECKTIAQTQNFHYQYLEREDSISKTHNEKGLDILQAVEDVELAFEESVYSHKRKELKNFQILEGIYTFLAYLAYVKDETLFYEMSAKLDVFRKKKNVKIKDILTYSRFDKNYILSLSVRKKIYYLLFFVGQKKLIRKLI, encoded by the coding sequence ATGAGAAGCGTTCCCTCAAAAGTTTCTATCATTGTCCCGGTTTATAATGTCGAAAAATATTTGGCAAAATGTCTTCATTCTTTGATAAACCAGACTTATCAAAATATTGAGATTCTGGTGGTGAATGACGGGAGCGAAGATGGTTCCGGGAGAATTATTAACGACTTTTCAGAAAAATTTCCGGATAAAATCAAAGCTTTTCATAAAACGAACGGAGGGTTAAGCGATGCACGTAATGTTGGGATTGACAATGCTACCGGAGACTATATCGGCTTTGTGGATAGTGACGATTCTATTTCTGAAAGCATGTTTGAGGAAATGCTTTGCCTTGCAGAAAAGCACGAAGCTGAAATGGTAATCTGTAATATTCAGAAAGTGGATGAGAAGGGAGATATTCTTCAAAAGCTGACGCAGATTCCCAATATGCCTGAAAAGATAGATCTAGAAACACATTTTTCAGTGTTTTCGGATATCAGTTATTTTGCCTGCAATAAATTATTTAAAAAAGAACTTTTTGCGACCAAAAGGTTTAAAAAAGGAATTTCTTTTGAAGATATTCAGCTGATTCCGCAGTTGCTTTTAGAATGTAAAACGATTGCCCAAACCCAGAATTTCCATTACCAGTATCTGGAACGTGAAGATTCCATTTCGAAAACGCATAATGAAAAAGGACTGGATATTCTTCAGGCAGTTGAAGATGTGGAGCTGGCTTTTGAAGAGTCTGTGTATTCTCACAAACGGAAAGAGCTTAAAAATTTTCAGATTTTAGAAGGAATTTATACCTTTTTAGCGTACTTGGCATATGTGAAAGATGAAACATTATTTTACGAAATGAGTGCTAAGCTTGATGTTTTCAGGAAAAAAAAGAACGTTAAAATTAAAGATATATTGACTTACAGTCGTTTTGATAAGAATTATATTTTATCTTTGTCTGTAAGGAAGAAAATTTATTATCTGCTTTTTTTTGTCGGTCAGAAAAAACTGATAAGGAAATTAATATAA
- the topA gene encoding type I DNA topoisomerase, with amino-acid sequence MSKNLVIVESPAKAKTIQKYLGKDFEVKSSFGHIRDLPKKGMGIDLGTFTPDYEVSADKKKLVTELKAAVKKAEMVWLASDEDREGEAIAWHLAEELKLKPENRKRIVFHEITKNAILKSIENPRDIDQNLVNAQQARRVLDRIVGFEMSPVLWKKVKPGLSAGRVQSVAVRLIVEREKEIREFTPKASFKLDGIFLNKTEQEIAAKLKKDFEKEEEAEKFLELAKTAEFKVLNVETKPGTRSASAPFTTSTLQQEASSRLGYNVTNTMRLAQRLYEEGYITYMRTDSVNLSQEAIEGAKKQITSEYGAEYSSPRNYTTKSASAQEAHEAIRPTDFAVTSIGDAQLNRLYQLIYRRTLASQMANAKIEKTIIEIGNAKLSQHFEAQGEVIIFDGFLKAYGIVKTEDDDEENNDKLLPKVTVGEVLSYKKITATEKFTRPSARYTEAGLVRKLEELGIGRPSTYAPTIQTIQNREYVDKREIDPQTREVVKMSLVKDKIKKEVLDEKFGGDKNKFVPTDTGEVVSDFLTDNFKEILDYGFTARVEESFDEIANGDQKWKEMMTGFYSKFHPRIEEVEEHAERATGDRLLGVDPKTGKNVHARIGRFGAMIQIGETDDEEKPVFASLMAGQNIATITFEEALELFKLPFDLNEVDGQSVSVGVGRFGPYVKWGETYISIPKGEDPLSVDQKRAEEIINEKKIADAPIATYKGEPVTKGTGRFGPFIKYQSIFVNVPKRYDFENLSQSDINELIDAKLEKEANRYIQQWEKEKISIENGRWGPFIKFGKAMFKIPKKADDTKYEADELKELSLDEVKKWITDQDPKAFAEKKKPAAKKATTKKEATAKKAVAKKK; translated from the coding sequence ATGTCGAAAAATTTAGTAATCGTCGAGTCACCGGCAAAAGCAAAAACTATTCAGAAATATTTAGGTAAGGATTTCGAAGTGAAATCAAGTTTCGGTCATATCCGGGATTTACCTAAAAAAGGAATGGGGATTGATCTTGGAACCTTTACTCCCGATTACGAAGTTTCCGCAGATAAAAAGAAATTGGTAACAGAATTGAAAGCCGCTGTGAAAAAAGCCGAAATGGTTTGGCTGGCTTCCGATGAAGACCGCGAAGGAGAGGCTATTGCATGGCACTTGGCGGAAGAACTGAAACTGAAACCGGAAAACAGAAAAAGAATTGTTTTCCATGAAATTACTAAAAATGCCATTCTAAAATCAATCGAAAATCCTAGGGATATAGATCAAAACTTAGTCAATGCTCAGCAGGCAAGAAGAGTCTTGGATAGAATTGTTGGTTTTGAAATGTCCCCGGTTCTCTGGAAAAAGGTAAAACCGGGATTGTCGGCAGGAAGAGTACAGTCGGTTGCGGTGAGATTGATTGTGGAAAGAGAAAAAGAAATCCGTGAGTTCACTCCAAAAGCAAGTTTCAAGCTTGACGGTATTTTCTTAAATAAAACGGAGCAGGAAATTGCTGCAAAACTTAAAAAAGACTTCGAAAAAGAAGAAGAGGCGGAAAAATTCTTAGAATTAGCAAAAACTGCCGAATTCAAAGTTTTAAATGTTGAAACAAAACCGGGGACACGTTCTGCATCTGCACCGTTTACAACTTCGACTTTACAGCAGGAAGCTTCTTCAAGATTAGGATATAATGTGACCAATACGATGCGTCTTGCGCAAAGACTGTATGAAGAAGGATACATTACCTATATGAGAACGGACTCGGTAAACCTGTCTCAGGAAGCCATCGAAGGAGCAAAAAAACAAATTACTTCAGAATACGGAGCAGAATATTCTTCACCAAGAAATTATACAACGAAATCTGCATCGGCACAGGAAGCTCACGAAGCGATCCGTCCGACGGATTTTGCGGTAACAAGCATTGGTGATGCTCAATTAAACAGATTATATCAATTAATTTATAGAAGAACTTTAGCATCTCAGATGGCCAATGCTAAAATTGAGAAAACAATTATTGAAATTGGTAATGCAAAACTTTCTCAGCATTTTGAAGCACAAGGGGAAGTGATCATTTTTGATGGTTTCCTAAAAGCTTACGGAATCGTAAAAACAGAAGACGATGATGAAGAGAACAACGATAAATTACTTCCGAAAGTGACTGTTGGAGAGGTTTTAAGCTATAAAAAAATCACGGCAACAGAAAAATTCACAAGACCAAGTGCCAGATATACGGAAGCAGGTTTGGTGAGAAAACTGGAAGAATTGGGAATCGGTCGTCCGTCAACGTACGCACCAACTATTCAGACCATTCAGAACCGTGAATATGTTGATAAAAGGGAGATCGATCCGCAGACGAGAGAAGTGGTGAAAATGTCTTTGGTAAAAGATAAAATTAAAAAAGAAGTCCTTGACGAGAAATTCGGAGGAGATAAAAATAAATTTGTTCCTACGGATACAGGTGAAGTGGTAAGCGATTTCTTAACAGATAATTTCAAAGAAATCCTGGATTACGGTTTCACGGCAAGAGTCGAAGAAAGTTTCGACGAAATTGCAAACGGGGATCAGAAATGGAAAGAAATGATGACGGGTTTCTACTCAAAATTCCACCCGAGAATTGAAGAGGTAGAAGAACATGCAGAAAGAGCAACGGGAGACAGACTTTTAGGAGTTGATCCTAAAACCGGTAAAAACGTTCATGCAAGAATCGGAAGATTCGGAGCGATGATCCAAATTGGGGAAACGGATGATGAAGAAAAACCGGTTTTCGCATCATTAATGGCGGGTCAGAATATTGCAACGATCACTTTTGAAGAAGCATTGGAATTGTTCAAGCTTCCGTTTGATTTAAATGAAGTGGACGGACAATCGGTTTCAGTTGGTGTCGGAAGATTCGGACCTTATGTAAAATGGGGCGAAACGTACATCAGCATTCCAAAAGGGGAAGATCCGCTTTCGGTAGATCAGAAACGTGCCGAAGAAATTATCAACGAAAAGAAAATTGCAGACGCACCGATTGCAACGTATAAAGGAGAGCCTGTAACAAAAGGAACGGGAAGATTCGGACCTTTTATCAAATATCAAAGCATTTTCGTGAATGTTCCGAAGAGATACGATTTTGAAAACCTTTCTCAAAGCGATATTAACGAATTGATTGATGCCAAGCTGGAAAAAGAAGCGAACAGATATATCCAGCAATGGGAAAAAGAAAAAATCTCCATTGAAAACGGAAGATGGGGGCCTTTTATCAAATTCGGAAAAGCTATGTTTAAAATTCCGAAGAAAGCAGATGATACGAAATATGAAGCAGATGAATTGAAAGAACTTTCCTTAGATGAGGTTAAAAAATGGATTACCGATCAGGATCCGAAAGCCTTTGCTGAGAAAAAGAAACCGGCTGCGAAGAAAGCAACGACTAAAAAGGAAGCAACGGCAAAGAAAGCAGTTGCTAAAAAGAAATAA
- a CDS encoding glycosyltransferase family 4 protein, whose protein sequence is MQSFELFLVGKGISIFYIKIGLGFLFSFLITLFSVPTIIKISRRKNLMDEPGVRSSHLRKIPNLGGAAIFYSIGVCASIFAYELFELYKFLFASLVILLYVGIMDDIVVMRAYKKLIAQIVVSSLVVIGSDIRIRSLFGICGVYEINYYVSVVFSILTFIVLINAFNLIDGIDGLAGGYSLICSALFGISYYRLGEYNYPLVVFSAVIVGSVLAFLYYNLSNYRASKIFMGDTGSMLLGFLLAFTSVCFIDIFIDKSDPLVPRYHLPAAPAIAVAILILPIVDTLNVMIIRLVHGKSLFKADKNHIHHKLIQLGLTHRRSTFYIISYYLLIIVIANFLRHINVNLLLVIVLSLGFIGAYLPNLIFYLRNNKKK, encoded by the coding sequence ATGCAGAGTTTTGAGCTGTTCTTAGTAGGAAAAGGTATTTCTATTTTTTACATAAAAATAGGATTAGGTTTCTTGTTTTCTTTTTTAATCACACTTTTTTCCGTCCCTACCATCATAAAAATTTCCAGGAGAAAAAATTTAATGGATGAACCGGGAGTTAGAAGTTCTCACCTGAGAAAAATTCCGAATCTTGGGGGTGCTGCTATTTTTTATTCTATCGGAGTATGTGCATCTATTTTTGCGTACGAACTTTTTGAGCTCTATAAATTTTTATTTGCGTCGTTGGTTATCCTGCTTTATGTAGGGATAATGGATGATATTGTGGTGATGAGGGCTTATAAGAAACTTATTGCACAGATTGTGGTTTCATCACTGGTCGTAATAGGTTCAGACATCAGGATCCGGAGCCTTTTCGGGATATGCGGAGTCTATGAAATTAATTATTATGTGAGTGTTGTATTCAGTATTCTGACTTTTATCGTACTGATTAATGCATTCAATCTCATAGACGGGATTGACGGATTAGCAGGAGGCTATTCTTTGATATGCAGTGCGCTTTTCGGAATCAGCTATTACCGTTTGGGGGAATATAATTATCCTTTAGTGGTCTTTTCCGCTGTAATTGTAGGGTCTGTTTTGGCATTTTTATATTATAATTTGTCGAATTACAGAGCCAGTAAAATATTTATGGGGGATACGGGATCGATGTTGCTGGGATTTCTGCTTGCTTTTACCAGTGTTTGTTTTATTGATATTTTTATCGACAAGTCGGATCCGCTTGTTCCCCGTTATCATTTACCTGCAGCTCCTGCTATTGCTGTTGCCATCCTTATTTTACCGATTGTAGATACTTTGAACGTGATGATTATAAGGTTGGTTCATGGGAAGTCTTTATTCAAAGCGGATAAGAACCATATCCATCACAAGCTTATCCAGCTAGGTCTTACACACAGAAGATCTACTTTTTATATTATTTCGTATTATCTTCTTATAATAGTTATAGCTAATTTCTTGAGACATATAAATGTGAACCTTTTGTTGGTAATTGTTTTGTCGTTAGGGTTTATTGGTGCATATTTACCAAATCTTATATTCTATTTAAGAAATAATAAAAAGAAATAG
- a CDS encoding T9SS type A sorting domain-containing protein → MRKSLHVLFLLPVLYFSNAKNDSLKVGISKEFREETEKSKQQKNQYFKTLLKDWTKAPNSYVFDPQSSYEGIYIPVKKAYAVWQTNGFLGASGLPSGTVTADVLWEDVHGLIKANINYSLEIVGSGEDAKIKIPINKSREGNAVVAFRINGEIFWSWHVWVTEDPSNGSSYKSFPGIKRKRNDGTVEVIPDSEWKWMDRNLGAISSSMTGTEWNRNGGLLYQWGRKDPIPPLVMKGGDFYEVSGSIGRVRHRGSKNFNNATNFDNLRQFVLFSNATVNNNIQLSVKNPLSLIYVNKDDNSGPAYYNNNTNLMVNWFGKSSTITDNKLPELNLWSDNSEGKIIADYNNPDNAAIYRDKSSFDPCPNGWRIPSMLSANLASASYVDDIRVDFSPFGVRTGLGKNTFESNGYHIIKPSDVNVPSFLQGVKVYPNLGFDFSNVGGFNMGIFPGTGQLAVDSQGGQYTDQHQVGLWTATMVRHFDTTPAVSARSLFMVPDLYQNDIPDPSKPNIKGRYWYKPMSAVKTSDANACRCIKDPLYVIDDYDFPTEYFSAAVEYREGLNNPNAYQIVKAASSSAIEIPVSKAFSVQSQLLGNETILNATSFNNLKANVLWSTNTSLINTVSITNPSPGSVAGLSNSKIVVTINPNQSGNAVVTLHNGSITNPVYWSWHIWVTDTAVSSYNYATELPDATASNYVNYVAKGDILKTEFMDRNLGATEAFPQVVDPLTPTTAELAKIRASTGLQYQWGRKDPIPSFQNADNRSGYNVFLGNVASNGSVAYTTLTPAVYNDLAGNYIVPYNTYSDASNANVLPTDRPSQKIAKVLSYSVGHPLVYMIPSNFAPFNSSVPNYTNGTDWLATEPNLAADRWGRGGEKSPFDPCPEGWRIPDFTGVAIISNRDFGISPWYKKDKNVATSYSVMNDYLGTRVRNSTSTTIGYMYSNTNYLVGNYPNSGSRGFRSVMGNQTAQGTFNVNNFQYPGIWSGVLNSNYIGRAVNILFDAASSANRMIAFHDNNDPYFGMNCRCVKVKYDQNGEELGVIPKDPVTAGLSNPPSLATTDVDIQDYKPVLYPNPVHNVLNIKGVAGKLYQFQIYNAAGQLVLSGQFKNNQADVSGLSVGVYLVKINNDETITKIIKR, encoded by the coding sequence TTGAGAAAATCTCTGCATGTATTGTTTTTACTACCTGTTCTGTATTTTTCTAATGCAAAAAATGATTCTTTAAAGGTTGGAATTTCAAAAGAATTTAGGGAGGAAACGGAAAAATCAAAACAACAAAAAAATCAATATTTTAAAACCTTATTGAAGGATTGGACGAAAGCACCTAATAGCTATGTTTTTGATCCTCAATCTTCTTATGAAGGTATTTATATTCCTGTAAAGAAAGCCTATGCCGTTTGGCAGACCAATGGATTCTTAGGAGCATCCGGATTGCCTTCCGGTACGGTGACAGCAGATGTTTTATGGGAAGATGTTCATGGCCTGATAAAGGCAAACATCAATTACAGTCTGGAAATCGTCGGATCGGGAGAAGATGCAAAAATCAAGATTCCGATCAATAAATCAAGAGAAGGGAATGCTGTTGTTGCATTTAGAATAAACGGGGAGATCTTTTGGTCATGGCATGTTTGGGTTACAGAAGATCCGAGTAACGGATCATCATACAAAAGTTTTCCCGGGATTAAAAGAAAAAGAAATGACGGAACAGTGGAAGTAATTCCCGATTCGGAATGGAAATGGATGGATCGCAATTTAGGGGCAATAAGCAGTTCTATGACGGGAACCGAATGGAATAGAAACGGAGGCTTGCTTTATCAATGGGGAAGAAAAGATCCTATTCCTCCTTTGGTAATGAAAGGGGGTGATTTTTATGAAGTTTCGGGTTCGATAGGCAGAGTCAGGCATCGAGGATCGAAAAATTTTAATAATGCTACGAATTTTGACAACCTCCGACAGTTTGTTTTGTTTTCAAATGCTACGGTAAATAATAATATTCAGCTTTCAGTAAAAAATCCGTTAAGTTTAATTTATGTAAATAAAGATGATAATTCCGGACCTGCCTATTACAATAACAATACGAACTTAATGGTGAATTGGTTTGGAAAATCTTCCACGATCACCGATAATAAATTGCCTGAACTTAATTTGTGGTCTGATAATTCTGAAGGGAAAATAATAGCAGATTATAATAATCCAGATAATGCAGCGATATATAGGGATAAATCATCATTTGACCCTTGTCCGAACGGATGGAGAATTCCTTCAATGTTATCGGCAAATTTAGCTTCGGCATCTTACGTGGATGACATTCGTGTAGATTTTTCTCCTTTTGGAGTACGAACCGGACTAGGGAAAAATACATTCGAATCAAACGGTTATCATATTATCAAGCCTAGTGATGTGAATGTTCCGTCATTTTTACAAGGGGTAAAAGTATATCCCAATTTAGGTTTTGATTTTTCTAATGTAGGAGGGTTTAATATGGGGATTTTCCCTGGAACTGGTCAATTGGCGGTAGATTCACAGGGAGGACAGTATACTGATCAACATCAGGTAGGATTATGGACGGCAACAATGGTGAGGCATTTCGATACGACTCCGGCTGTAAGTGCGAGATCACTTTTTATGGTTCCGGATTTATACCAGAACGATATTCCGGATCCTTCTAAGCCCAATATTAAAGGAAGGTATTGGTATAAACCGATGTCTGCTGTAAAAACATCAGATGCCAATGCTTGCAGATGTATAAAAGACCCTCTGTATGTAATTGATGATTATGATTTTCCGACTGAGTATTTCAGTGCAGCTGTAGAATATAGAGAAGGTTTAAATAACCCGAATGCATATCAAATCGTAAAGGCTGCTTCTTCATCTGCTATTGAAATCCCTGTGAGTAAGGCTTTCTCTGTACAAAGCCAGTTGCTGGGGAATGAAACTATTTTGAATGCTACGAGTTTTAATAATTTAAAGGCAAATGTTCTTTGGTCAACCAATACCTCGTTGATTAATACGGTAAGCATAACGAATCCTTCTCCTGGATCCGTTGCCGGATTGAGTAATTCGAAAATTGTTGTTACAATTAATCCTAACCAGAGTGGTAATGCGGTTGTAACACTGCATAACGGAAGTATCACCAATCCGGTTTACTGGTCATGGCATATCTGGGTAACAGACACGGCGGTAAGTAGCTATAATTATGCTACTGAATTGCCGGATGCTACAGCAAGTAACTATGTGAACTATGTTGCTAAAGGGGATATTCTGAAAACAGAGTTTATGGATAGAAACCTGGGAGCAACTGAAGCTTTCCCTCAGGTTGTGGATCCTCTGACCCCAACGACAGCCGAACTTGCAAAAATCAGAGCGTCAACGGGACTTCAGTATCAATGGGGGAGGAAAGACCCGATTCCTTCGTTTCAAAATGCGGATAACAGATCTGGTTATAATGTGTTTTTAGGAAATGTTGCAAGCAACGGAAGTGTGGCTTATACTACACTTACTCCTGCGGTTTATAATGACCTTGCCGGTAATTATATTGTACCTTACAATACGTATTCGGATGCATCGAATGCTAATGTTTTACCGACTGACAGGCCTTCTCAAAAGATTGCAAAAGTACTTTCTTATTCTGTAGGACATCCTTTGGTGTATATGATTCCGAGTAATTTTGCGCCTTTTAACTCATCAGTACCAAACTACACAAACGGAACAGACTGGTTGGCAACAGAACCTAATCTTGCCGCAGACAGATGGGGCAGAGGTGGTGAAAAATCTCCTTTTGATCCTTGTCCTGAAGGATGGAGGATTCCGGATTTCACAGGGGTTGCGATAATAAGCAATAGAGATTTTGGTATTTCTCCATGGTACAAAAAAGATAAAAATGTGGCGACAAGTTATAGTGTGATGAATGATTATTTGGGAACCAGGGTTCGAAACAGTACCTCTACCACCATAGGTTATATGTACAGTAATACTAATTATCTGGTTGGTAATTATCCGAATTCAGGATCCAGAGGTTTCAGAAGCGTAATGGGAAATCAAACAGCTCAGGGAACATTCAATGTAAACAATTTTCAATATCCGGGAATATGGTCTGGTGTGCTTAATTCCAACTATATTGGGAGAGCGGTTAATATTCTTTTTGATGCCGCATCAAGTGCTAACCGTATGATTGCTTTCCATGATAATAATGATCCTTATTTTGGTATGAATTGCAGATGCGTGAAAGTAAAATATGACCAGAATGGAGAGGAATTAGGCGTGATTCCTAAAGATCCGGTCACTGCAGGGCTGAGTAATCCTCCGAGTTTAGCAACAACAGATGTAGATATACAAGATTATAAACCTGTCTTATATCCTAATCCTGTTCATAATGTTTTAAATATAAAGGGAGTTGCAGGTAAGTTGTATCAGTTTCAAATATATAACGCGGCGGGACAGCTGGTTTTGTCTGGTCAGTTCAAAAATAACCAGGCAGATGTTTCTGGTCTTTCCGTTGGTGTTTATTTAGTTAAAATTAATAATGATGAAACGATAACGAAGATTATTAAAAGATAG
- a CDS encoding formimidoylglutamase encodes MDFEDFIISPRNFKTESWQIGNRITKEIKEDSIVILFVSDYRGANGDAEVQDFTGIRKEFYKLSQLDFEIPVVDLGDLVSGKSVQDSHYILQEVLSACHYKRAIPVIVGGSNDFAFSLFSALNFHTKSINYTQISNIISLKQGEMINEHTFLSKMFGAKNFSIKNYHHLGYQKHLNEVDSVRLIKEVEFDIIRLAEMMNSTEKTEPFFRKADLVTVNCDAIESFSEPFSMNPQVNGLNRREICAYMKEIGLSENLKSVGIFNYNIYSENQLNHQLLAQMIWYLIEGINIQKSHPKERHYEVFYVLVDDRQYAFKRDTFSNLWYFGEDENIENCIPCSRKDFDEAKKGWLNTRLTKM; translated from the coding sequence ATGGACTTCGAAGACTTTATCATTTCACCAAGAAATTTCAAAACTGAAAGCTGGCAAATCGGAAACCGTATCACGAAAGAAATAAAAGAAGACAGTATTGTTATCCTGTTTGTTTCGGATTACAGAGGAGCAAATGGAGATGCGGAAGTACAGGATTTTACAGGAATCAGAAAAGAATTTTACAAATTGTCACAGCTGGATTTTGAAATTCCTGTTGTGGATCTGGGAGATTTGGTTTCCGGAAAATCAGTTCAGGATTCTCATTATATTTTACAGGAAGTTTTGTCGGCTTGTCATTATAAAAGAGCAATTCCTGTTATTGTAGGTGGTTCTAATGACTTTGCTTTTTCGCTTTTTTCGGCGTTAAATTTCCATACGAAAAGCATTAATTATACTCAAATAAGCAATATTATCTCCTTGAAGCAAGGAGAAATGATCAACGAACATACTTTTTTAAGTAAAATGTTCGGAGCTAAAAATTTTTCCATTAAAAATTATCATCATTTAGGCTATCAAAAGCATCTGAATGAAGTGGATTCTGTAAGACTGATCAAAGAAGTTGAGTTTGATATCATCCGTTTGGCGGAAATGATGAATTCTACGGAAAAAACTGAGCCTTTCTTCAGAAAAGCAGATCTGGTGACGGTAAATTGTGATGCCATCGAAAGTTTTAGCGAGCCTTTTTCTATGAATCCGCAGGTCAACGGGTTGAACCGAAGAGAAATCTGCGCGTATATGAAAGAAATAGGCTTAAGCGAAAACCTGAAATCCGTAGGTATTTTTAATTATAATATTTATTCCGAAAATCAATTGAATCATCAGCTTCTTGCCCAGATGATCTGGTATCTGATTGAAGGAATTAATATTCAGAAATCTCATCCTAAAGAAAGGCATTACGAAGTGTTTTATGTATTGGTGGATGACAGGCAATATGCTTTCAAACGTGATACTTTCAGTAATCTTTGGTACTTTGGTGAAGATGAAAATATAGAAAACTGTATTCCCTGTTCAAGGAAAGATTTCGATGAAGCCAAAAAAGGCTGGCTGAATACACGGCTGACGAAAATGTAA